The nucleotide window TGCTCAATAAACTCTACTTGCTGATCACTGCGTAGTTCGTTTAATTGCTCACTTGTTAGGGTGGCAACAAAGCCGCTCAACGAGCGATCAAACACTTTCTCAATTTCAAACGAATGTTGAGTAGCAAGGCCTGACACAGTCTGTTCGGTGAACTGCTGCAATGCCATAGGATCATTGCTAAGTGTCATTGGCTGCTTTAATACAACAATATACTGGTTGCTAAGCGCTGTGTCTGAAGAGGCAGTGACCAGAGGTGCTAAAACTTGGTCTTGTTCGGCAAGTGCGTAGTTTGAGGTTATCGCAAAAGCTGAGGCGATAGAGAAAGTTAAAAATGTCTTCAACATATTGTGTTCCATTCAAAAGTTATCGAATTACTGAATTAGGTCAGCATTATTCTTGCTGACAGGGCGAGTGCATCGAATGAAGCTGTGCATCTCGCGTACGAAATTCAAGCTAGTCAAAACTGTTGAGGAACGCGCAGATAAAATATGCAACAAGGCACATTTCAGTCATTTTATGTTTATGACTGAGATAGCCATCAAAAAAAGTAGCTTTTATTCGTGGTGATGGAATTTATGTGCTACTGGGTTTTTATTGACTAAGTTGTTGTTTAAAAACAATATTTATTGATATTTTAAACTGCTATTCTTGCGGTTTTATTGAATGAATAGGCAGTAGGCGGGTCTGTGATAATCACAGACCCGTACATGGCAACACACTTTAATAGATAAGGTGAAGAGAACATTTTTCATCACCTGACACGACCACTAACCATTGTCCATCTTGCCAGTGAATTACCTCCTCTCTATAGAGGTGAGTATACTTAGAGAGAAGATTCTCGCAGCGGATCGTATTGGACTCGCTCTGTTTTACTTCGATGGAAAAGTCGTCAATATCCATCGGTAGATTAATTTGTGTTGGTGCGTCGAGTAACAAGGTTTGCTGTGATAAATCGTTATTCGTTACCTTAAGCTGTGCCATGCTGTGTTGAGGCAAGGTTGTATCAACAATAAACAGCGGAACACTATCGTCAACGGGGGTGATCTCGGGCTTAGTCATAGCGTAGAGTGAATACTGACCAGTAGTGACATCGCCGATGGCAAATACCCAGTAAAAAGCATCATTAGCGATGTTTATTTGGGTGCTTGTGCGTTTAACTTGCAGATTTCTATCTAATAAGTCGATGGCAAGTGGGTAGTGCAAGTCCGTCGGTTCGTTAAAATGAACGGTGGTCAGCTGGCTTGAATGACTCAGAGCATGATTTTTCAGCAAGTGGTATTCATGCTGAGAGTGAGTCTGAGCAATAACATCATGAATTGCGAATCCGGAGTGATTCTGAATGAGATCGAAGGTACGAATTTTCATGGATGAGGTTGTCATGATCTCAGGGTCATTAATTTGAGGTGTCGAACTGCCGCAGCCATAAAGCGAAACCATAGCCAAGATAAATAATGAGTGTGGAATACAGTTTAATAATTTCATAGTAAACTCTCGATTAATTGTGGTAGCTATGACGGCTAGATATTAAATCTAAGCTTTCAATATATAATTCCATTTTCGGACAGCGGAATAGACAGTCGATATCTAGCCATTTAGGCTCCCTACTATCCACCTTGATAACGTAGTGCTTTTCCATGAACAGCAGGGCTGCTTCTAATATCAAATCCCAGCGTGTATCTTTGCGATTAATTCGCTGTTCTGATTTTGGATAGTACATCCACTTAGTTGTGCTTATTTGTGGGCAAATGTAGACATTGCCACTGTTATCTACGACGACTTCCCCCTCTAGGCCATTGACCCGGAGCGTTTTGTTTACATCGTCTTTTGTATCGGTATTAACTGCTATAGCGTAGATAAATGGCATAGTAACCTTCAGATAAAGTGAGTCCTCAGGAGACCCTGATTGCTTGGTGGTAAATCCGGCCAAAAGGCCGATGGTGTTAGGTATTAAATAATATTTCGTGGGTCTCGAATGCTGAGATCCATATCGTCTAAATAACGAGCTAGCTTTTCAGTCGAGTTAATAGTAATTTTCGCGCGGTGCAGTGAAACCATTTGGTTTCTTTCTAGTTCTTTCATTACTTCATTAACTCTTTGTCTCGCAATACCCGTCATATCGCTTAGTTGTTGTTGGGAAATCGCTATTTCCACAGGCATGTTTCTACTACTAATATGAGCTAAGATCTCAATTAATTGATAGACGATCCGCTCCGTAATATTGGCGTTGTTGATTATTTGGCTTTGTAGCCATTTTTCTCGAGATTCAAATGTGAGTGAGTAGAACCATTTGAAGATCTCATTGTTCTTATGAGTAATTGGCGTCAGTTTCTGATTGCTAAAATGAACGATGCTGCAAGGTTCTATCTCAATCATGATAAATGATGACAAGGAGTGGGCATCATCAATATAGTTGCCAAACCAACCTCCTTCACCCACCAGTAAACAGTTGGCTGTTTTCAAGTTTGGCGTTTGGATACAAATCGCCAATGTTCCTTTTTCAACAAAGTTAACGCCTTTATTAATCAAGCTTGCTCCTGCAATAGCCTGATTAGACAGCGTTGTGCGTTTGGCGATGGACTCGAGTTCACTCAATAGTTCGCTTGATAAAGACGCCGTCCATCGTATTTGTTTACTGCTTACTGTCTTTGTCATCGCTGCCCCTTTTTGATGTTGTCTCAAAAATTATAGAGGCTAATAGCAGGTGTTTCTTGTTGATGTGGGAGAGTGTAAGGGATGGGACGAGGGAAGAGTATCCGCTAGCGGACACTTCTAGCAAACCCTTGTTAAGAACTTGCTAGTGTGTCGGATAGCTAGAGTTGGGGGAGGCTTAGTGAGCGATATCTAGAACGTTGTCTTTCACACCATTAATTCGGAACCAACCGGCGATACTAAAGCGCTCGCGTTGAGTCGGCAGAACTTCGTGCGGGAACATTTCTGAGAAGAACACAAACAAACGGCCAGATTTCGGCTTGATGCGAGTGATTTCATTGTCATCAAGATCGTAAACCACCAAGTCGCCACCGTCTTCGTCTGTCCACTCGTCATTCATATAAAACACGGTCGTCAGACGACGGTTCTCATTGCCGCGGAAGCAGTCGAGATGTTTTTGGTAGAAGTCGCCTTTCTCATATTTGGCGAAATGTGCTTCATACTCAAATAGCCCCAAGAAAAAGTTTTGGTTAGCGGTTTGGCGAATGATTTCCATCTTGCTAAGAAATTGCCCTACCGGATCACCAAGATCGGGTGATAGCCAACAGATCTTGTCACTGCGAATGGCACTTTCACGCATCACATCATCATTACGACCAATACGCGCTTTGTTCCACTCTTCAGGTAAGCACTCTTTGAGAGCTGAAACTTGCTTGGCAGAGAGAAAGTCATCCCAAACGTAATAGCCATGTTGGGTCAGATTGTCGATCATTGTTTGCATGATGCACCATCGTTGTTAGAAACAGGGAGGGCGCTTTATAAAGAAATAGACAGCATGCTTCAATTTAGGTTGTTAATCGTGACGATAACGCTTGATGAAAAAGGCGAGGGCATAAAAGGGTAGAGGTCGCCCCTTACCGCAGCAAGGGGCACAAAATTACTGAATGTAATCGATAAGGGCTTGTTCACTAGGCAGTGCGGTCATCGCCCCTTTTTGCGTTGTCGCTAAAGCGCCGCAGCCGTTGGCCCAGCGAACCGCATCAACGATGGTCTCATCATTGATCCAATCTGCGGTTTTAGATAGGCGAGTCAATAGGCCGCCAACAAAAGCATCGCCGGCACCTGTGGTATCAACCGGCTTGACTGGCGTACCGGCAATTAGCTGTTGCTCGTTTCCGCGAATAACTAATGCGCCTTTTGCGCCTTGAGTAATGAGCACAAGTGTATTGTTGTATTCGCCAAGCGCAGCGATACCAGCGTCTAGATTGTTGGTTTCAGTTAGGAACATCAGTTCATCATCCGAGAACTTAACCACATCGGCTAGGGCAATGGCTTGCTGGCAAACAGGCTTGATAAGGCTTTGGTCGCCCCACACTTCATCACGAAGGTTCGGATCGAAACTGACAAAGCCACCGGCTTGCTTAATGCGTTTCATCGCTTCTAGTGTCGCGCTGCGGCTTGGCTCATTAGCAAGTGCGATAGAGCAAACGTGTAGCCATTCGCTTGCGCTAAACTCAGGAATGTCGCTCACTTGCATAAATTGGTCGGCACTTGGCTTAACCATAAAGGTGAAGCTGCGTTCGCCTGATTCATCAAGATCAACGATAACCGTTGAAGTGCGCTGGGCGTCATCTAGTAGCATGAAGTCAGTATTCACGTTTTCTGAGCTCAGCGTTTGCTTCATGAAGCGTCCTAACGGGTCTTGACCGACACGGCCAAAAAATCCGGTTTCACCACCGAGTCGAGCGATCGCAACAGCGACGTTTGCAGGAGCACCACCGGGACATTTTAGATACGTCGTGTCCGTATCAGGAATCAAATCTACAACGGCATCGCCAGTTACCCAAACCTTACTCATCACAAATTTCCTGTACTAATCGATTTGTTTTGAGTTTACTAAATCGATTTAGCAAAGAAAATGTGTTTTAATAGACACCATGATAGCGGCGCTAAAAATTGTGATCTCAAGCACGATCGTGATCCGCAGTGAAGATCTTCTCTATATAAGACGCAACAAGCAGGAAGCATAAGTAGAACGCGATGAGCAAAAAGCTAAAATTGGCCGATATTGCACAATTGGCAGAGGTCTCTAAATCGACCGTCAGTTTTGTGCTGAATGGACATGCAGAAAAACACCGCATTAATAAAGAGACGGTGGCACGCGTGCTGCGTGTCGTTGAGGAGCATAACTATTCGCCCAGTGTTTATGCCAGAGCGCTCAAGTCGAAAAAGACGCAAACTTTTGGCTTGGTTATCCCAGATCTTACCAACATGGGTTTCGCTACGATTGCGAAAGCATTGGAACAGCTGTGCTTAAACGCGGGTTATCAACTTTTAATTGCTTCTACCGATGACGATCCTTTGCAGGAGAAAAAGGCGGTGGCGAACCTTGTTGAACGCCAAGTCGATGGCATGATGGTGGCTTCATGCTTAGATAGTGATGACTATTATCAAAGTCATATCAAAGATATCCCTGTGGTGTTTTTTGACCGAGACTTGGAGTCCGAGCGCTATAGTGAGATAACGACGGATGCGTATGACTCTACGAAAGCTATTGTGTCTGCATTGGTTAAAGGTGTGTCTGAATGTGCGTTTATCGGCGGGCAGCTCTCTTTGTCTCCTAGCCGAGAGCGTTATCAAGGCTTCGTTGATGCCATTCAAGAGGGTGCGCTGTCGTTGCAACCTGAGCTTGTTTTTAACCAGGATTATCAGCCTCAAAGTGGTTATGAGATGATGCGAAGCTGTGTTGAACATC belongs to Vibrio sp. 10N and includes:
- a CDS encoding Crp/Fnr family transcriptional regulator; translation: MTKTVSSKQIRWTASLSSELLSELESIAKRTTLSNQAIAGASLINKGVNFVEKGTLAICIQTPNLKTANCLLVGEGGWFGNYIDDAHSLSSFIMIEIEPCSIVHFSNQKLTPITHKNNEIFKWFYSLTFESREKWLQSQIINNANITERIVYQLIEILAHISSRNMPVEIAISQQQLSDMTGIARQRVNEVMKELERNQMVSLHRAKITINSTEKLARYLDDMDLSIRDPRNII
- a CDS encoding aminoimidazole riboside kinase, with the protein product MSKVWVTGDAVVDLIPDTDTTYLKCPGGAPANVAVAIARLGGETGFFGRVGQDPLGRFMKQTLSSENVNTDFMLLDDAQRTSTVIVDLDESGERSFTFMVKPSADQFMQVSDIPEFSASEWLHVCSIALANEPSRSATLEAMKRIKQAGGFVSFDPNLRDEVWGDQSLIKPVCQQAIALADVVKFSDDELMFLTETNNLDAGIAALGEYNNTLVLITQGAKGALVIRGNEQQLIAGTPVKPVDTTGAGDAFVGGLLTRLSKTADWINDETIVDAVRWANGCGALATTQKGAMTALPSEQALIDYIQ
- a CDS encoding LacI family DNA-binding transcriptional regulator; this translates as MSKKLKLADIAQLAEVSKSTVSFVLNGHAEKHRINKETVARVLRVVEEHNYSPSVYARALKSKKTQTFGLVIPDLTNMGFATIAKALEQLCLNAGYQLLIASTDDDPLQEKKAVANLVERQVDGMMVASCLDSDDYYQSHIKDIPVVFFDRDLESERYSEITTDAYDSTKAIVSALVKGVSECAFIGGQLSLSPSRERYQGFVDAIQEGALSLQPELVFNQDYQPQSGYEMMRSCVEHLGRLPAALFTGSYSLLEGVLRYLNEHKLMAAAAQQPMRLATFDNYSVLDCLPLQIDSIEQDCQQLAVKTFDCLQAVLSDESYKRKVVIPAHIRYRSG
- a CDS encoding 2OG-Fe(II) oxygenase, which translates into the protein MQTMIDNLTQHGYYVWDDFLSAKQVSALKECLPEEWNKARIGRNDDVMRESAIRSDKICWLSPDLGDPVGQFLSKMEIIRQTANQNFFLGLFEYEAHFAKYEKGDFYQKHLDCFRGNENRRLTTVFYMNDEWTDEDGGDLVVYDLDDNEITRIKPKSGRLFVFFSEMFPHEVLPTQRERFSIAGWFRINGVKDNVLDIAH